In one window of Hevea brasiliensis isolate MT/VB/25A 57/8 chromosome 10, ASM3005281v1, whole genome shotgun sequence DNA:
- the LOC131169310 gene encoding uncharacterized protein LOC131169310, with product MKEALQKAAQQMEKKNLEAMNRIKNEHPDTFEWARKIPLEKWTRSHDGWKRYGYMTTNTVESINGMLKGIRALPITIMVEKIFFQCVDYFDTRRTTLREQLQMGFKFTPACHQILLDNLNEANSYNVRIFNRDCGEFEVWKGRSETKHVVKLDERICTCKKFEEIRIPCSHVIAACRAMSINYEQYVSNYYTLERTLKCYE from the exons ATGAAAGAAGCTCTCCAAAAGGCAG CACaacaaatggaaaaaaaaaatttagaggcCATGAACAGAATCAAGAATGAGCATCCTGACACGTTTGAATGGGCTAGAAAGATACCTTTGGAAAAATGGACACGTTCTCATGATGGATGGAAACGTTATGGCTACATGACAACCAATACTGTTGAGTCTATTAATGGAATGCTCAAAGGGATCCGTGCTTTACCAATAACTATAATGgtagaaaaaatatttttccagTGTGTTGATTATTTTGACACACGCCGCACGACCCTCCGTGAGCAACTGCAAATGGGCTTCAAATTTACACCAGCATGTCATCAAATATTACTTGACAATTTAAATGAAGCAAACTCATATAATGTCCGAATCTTTAACCGCGATTGTGGTGAATTTGAAGTTTGGAAGGGAAGATCTGAAACGAAGCATGTGGTCAAACTTGATGAAAGGATATGCACATGTAAGAAGTTTGAAGAAATACGAATTCCATGTTCTCATGTGATTGCCGCATGCCGAGCAATGTCAATTAATTATGAGCAATACGTTTCAAATTATTACACGTTGGAGCGAACACTTAAGTGCTATGAGTGA